ATATTGTTAGATTAAGGTGGACACGGAACCACCACCGTCcttctctattttatatataatacatctttatttttcattatgaaaaaaatgtgatttcttttctttcttaatgcaATAGAGTTGGTAGGCCTATGACCATGCAAAGGGAAACTTGAATATTAAAGCGAAGGTGGATCGGATCCATCACCCATGCCCACCTCCGTATGTACCCCTAGTATCAAAATATGTCAATCGGACGTcagaaaaatcatatcacaatCACGAGCATATATCTTTATTGCACAACCAAAACACGAGATTACATAAGATGCATCGGTATATGACCAATACGAATATTCCACCGTCATGGTTTCCATGTCCCTCACACACGATCAACACAACACCACCGCGATACTAAACACGACAACCAGAcaacagacagacagacagacagacaggcACGCAAACATACAAATTAGGATGCCAGCCAAACAAGCAAACCCACACCCATACACGACCTTAATAAGGAGCTTACATCTCTCCGACTCGATCTTTTACGGCAATCCAGCTCAGCCCATAAGTGATTCACTCAATCAGGGGCTGACACCTGTGcacttttatttacttttaataataGTAACGACTGCAGCTGATCGGACGAATATAGGGAGAAAATAGTACTATATCGCCAGGACCAGACCCGGCACCGACTTTCCGACCTGGCTGGAGACGCTGCTCTCCCAAAGGGACGGGCAATGGAGAGGCGTTATCTCAATCGTTGATGAGGATGACGGCGTAGAAGAGAAATCCGACAGCgttgaagatgagttggagtTACTGAGGCGCGTGACGGTGAGGGATGTATTGAAGTACTCCCTGACCTGAGTGATTATCCCATCAGTGACGGTGCAGGCGTGAACCCAGGAAATAGAGCGGGCGTGGTCGCAGCCCTCGACGAGGACGGTGGGCCCGAAGGAAGTAATGGACTGAGGCACAAATCGGAAAGATGTGGCAGAAGCGGGGGCAGTACCGGTCAGAAGGCGCATCAAGAACTGGTGAGAAGGCGGACCATGAAACCACCACTCCAGGTCGGGGGCGACGATCTGGTGCACCGTGGCCACGTCGTGCGAGCTCAGGGCCTCATAGAGGGCGAGAACCACCCTTCGATTACTGGAATCAGTTTCCTCCAGAGTTTCCTGAGAGTTAGCCAGTTCTAGCCTAAGCCTAGCTAGGGCGGTGAGTCTCAAGTTTTAGATGAGGAAAGGAGGAAACAGAAAGGGCTGGAGAGAGAGCAGGGGGTTATGCGATAGATGGGCTGAGGCGTGGTACTAAGTTCTTATCATTCATTATATAGGGGAAGGGAAGGGCATTAAGATTGTCTGCAGCCGTTTTCATTCGGTTATGTTACAGACAGCAAGCTGAATCGGGTGATCGAATTCTGGGCCGTTTCGTCATTCCAATCGATAGATAAGGGCAGTTTagcgaaggaaaaaaaagaaaagaaaagaaaagaaaagtgaaagCTATCGTAATTGGCAAAGTAAACAACCCGATGACGTGGCGGATTGTTACTGGATCGGTGGATATGAAAGGAGCATCTATTTGTAGCATGCGAAGGAGATACGAGGGGGAGTAGTTATGGTGGACCGTGTCAAGCCAACTCTCTTTGACCCCACTAAATAAGTTAGGATAATGAATTATTCATGATAGCTTATCGAAGCAtttatttaccatttttttaattttttaaaattttattattaataaagttgtataatttttttaagttttttaataattaaaaatgtttaaaaaatacttaaaaaaaataaaaattttaaatacactataaaatagtaaataaatgataacaagtaataagtctatcattatcttataattttatgctAAAAGGTTAAAAATCATTACGCTATTCGCTTGTTATTCGATGGCGCTATCCCcaaattttctattattaaggatacttttcttttttgtttttttgtttcctaACCAAGAAAGACATGCTTAATACGACAagtaaatcttaaatttatcattttttataaagaaaatacacAACTTACGTactaatattgtaaatataatttatcatcaAAATTAGGGGCCCAAAGTGCTGACTCGGTACTCCACGTAAAATTTAAACATCTATAATGCAGtactggaaaaaaaaacaagtctCTCGTCAAACACCCTGCAATGGCATTAATGCTAGACTGTATACTGACCATCTTATTTATCGTACGTGAGAATGTAGGTTCCAACTTGTATGCTATAGCTAGTATTCATGCTCGATGCCATGATCTAAAGAAACAATTGTTAAAGTTGATAAGCTGAAAATTCGTGTTCCAACTTCCAACAGACGAAGCCAACCCTGTCATAGTCTCGTGGATGAAGATGTTTCGGAAGCCAAAACTGATTTAGCCGAAATTATTGACcgacttaaaaaattattgagatatTAATTTATCCTTAGTTGTCATTTTCCTTGAAACAGtctatatataatgattttgaagtaaaatttcatgtttaagattcGTTTCCAAAACTCACAGAAATGAACATTGAGTAGTAAACGTACGTAGAAATCGATTATATACAGACATTCAGACACCGTACGTACTGCTGATCAAACGTAGTATCACGCCAACATACGGTATCCAGCAACTCATGACAATGTCCATGTGTAACTGTGGTTCTCTTCCCCAGTGACACGCATGCAATAATATGGGACAAGGTCTGCCTAGCTCTTGTGCTTCTGTCCCGCCTTCCCCGTATTGTCTAGAGAGCAAAaacttataattaaaattaatgatataattagagttttattaaaatcttataaaaaataagaacttctcgtttttaaataatatgagatcTTATATACCACCTAATCTTATTCTTATAATATGAGATATCACACTCACGATCTTGGCTCCATAATATAATCTCTTATTACCATGCAATTGCAGGGGATGGATGTTGTCGAACTTGTACATGTGTGACCAGATCATGGGTTGCAGCTGGATACCTGAAAAGGCCACTTCTAATAATGCAAAGCAATAGCGATTGGCGAAAGAGGAATaataagggaaaagaaaaataaggcgGGCACGTGTCTCACGAGTGAATTTGCCGGTCCTTCCAAAGTAATGggtttaaattttgatttgaataagTGGGCCATATTTTGGTGCCCTTGTTGTCCAACGTCGCCCCCTGGAGGAAACTCGGTATAATTTTCCCATAATTACAGTATACACCATTACACCGTccaaaaagaggggaaaaaaacctCCTTCCTTCCATTACAATGGTTTTGTTGTTCTACTTgggaaagaacaagaacaaTCCCACTGTTTTAATAAATCTTTTGGTAGCAGCCCTTAATTTATTGCAGCCTGGTTCTCACAACCAGCCAAAATCCATGCCCTATGAGTCTATAGAGGCCTTGAATTTATGCATTTTCGTTTAGGCCAGAATGGTGACATTATTCAGTCAGTTAAAACAAATGGCTCCGAGTGATGTGCACTGTCGTATATACATCACTGCACATACCTTTTGACAGCTTGAAAGTTTTGGCCATGACAATGACGTGTACGAGAAATTAACATTTCACTTTCATGAGCACCAAACAAATAGGAAACAGCAAGCCCTACCATGTATATATTATTGCCAATCGAATAAATCTCAGCCTGCTTGCCAATTTTTGAGCTTTGGGAGGACATAACATTTGAGTCTTCACTGTTATCATCTGATATCTGTCACGTTTAGCAGATGGACTCGCCCACTTTGGTTCTTTGCCTAAATGATGTTTCTTTCTCCCTAATTTTGCATTTGCCtcaacatttaattggtattggCCCTTGACAAATCCGGCtagattatattataacatatcTTTCTTAAGTTACCAAAATCTCAAGTGCTGTACGTACGCGCGTACAGCACTCAATTTTCATTTCCCAAGTTATCAAAATATCTAGAGCTAAACATTCGAAACTAAACGTTATAGCATGAAACCCTTAATACAAATGGTAGAGACGTTTTTAATTATTGGTTCTCCACAAGAGCCTGTTTCTTAACATCGATAGAAcgtaaatattggttctctacAAGCCATTACCTTTTACTGGTCTATAGTGAGTATTCTGACTCCATTTTAACAAACTTCGACTAACGTTCTACAGCTCTAACTTTGTGTGCCTACATCCTCTACAATCTGTCTCCCTTGTGCTTATGGATAGTTGGGGCTAGATGACAGAAACAATTGCTTTTTGTTACTCTTAATCCTCAGTATTAATTACTTCTCCACATTtcatatgaattttataatCCCTTCCAAGGGGACTCATAATAGAGTATAAGCCAGCAATTGCAGGTGCTGCAACTGCAACAGATATAGATACTCCAACACCAATGGCTGGTCGTTGAGATCTCCTGTATCCCAAGTTTAGACCACAAAGTGCGTATTGAGCAAAACAATTTACATGGAGCAGAACAATAACAACCATCATGTGTGCCCATTCATGAGGCTTGTAGGTTCCATTCTTGCAGTAAATCTTTCTTAATTTAGAAATATCTTTTGGTTTCCGTCTGCATAGAAGTGCAAGGTGATAAAACCGTTTGGGATGTTGGTACAAACACATAAGGGTAAACAGTGCATTAAGAATTTGATTGTTTACTTCAAACCACGCATCCCTCTGGGACTTCTTGGGAAGAACATTGTTTAACATTCCAGTCATAACGAGGAATAGAATCACACCTGAAACAGCAATGCAGGTGATCCACGCAAACAGAGCCATGTTCATTGGGTTTCTAATCCATTCTTTGCTCATTTCCATGAGTGAATCCCAATCGATTTTCTGAGCAAAAACCCCACTGAGGTGTTCTCGAAATCGGTGATCACTTGAAGTAGTCACAGAGCGTGAAATCTCATCTTCCTCATTGGTTAGTAGTGTCCTTTGAGACGTTGATGCGTGCAGAGGGATCTCACCCTTCCCTTTAGCACGACTAGACTCCTCAATTTCTTCCCTCTGAGAGCCTTTATCAGTTAAAACCATTCTCAATCAAAACGCTGATCAAGCCTTGTTGACCCTTCACCGTATACGAGGACACGAAAGGACACAAAAGAGAGCCCTATATGTTGGCTTTCGATGTTTCCTCCTAAGTTTTAAATCTCACAATAAACATTTTAGGAATTTGTCCTTGCATTTCaagaatattgttttaaaaGTGGGGAAGCAAGGAATCTATCCAAAAACCAATGCAAGTCCGTAATTGTAGAATCTATAAGCCAAAGAAGCTGTCCAACGAACAATAATCACAAACAAAGACTGAAGTTCGACCTATAAAACCTTACGCAGATGAAAACTATGTATACTCAAACTGGAAAATTCGACATAAAAGCACAATACTTTcaatattctaatataaaaaattcgAAATAATTGCTCAGTTCTTCTTGCGGATCACAATACAGAATTTTTACATACAATTCTTCAAAACCTGGAAACTGAACCTAAAAGAACAATCTTTTCAAGCAGAGTTTTCGCAAGAATAACGagaaaagatttcaaaaaatttatattccataTTTCAACCAAAACTTGCTAGTGAATTTATACCCAAAGaaagaaactctctctctctctctccctccccccccccaaaaaaaaaaaaaaaaaaccaaagaaataagaGAAGATCTAAAAGCTAGTGAACAAGAGTAATAACACGTACCTATGGCATAATAGGGAAACTTGAGGGACTTGAAGAAGCTTTCATTGAAACGAGTTTCATTTCTGAGACTCTGATCAATGACTCACAAATTATTATACTCGGTGAAAATTATTGTTGCTGGGCTGCTTCTATGGGTTCAGCAAAATACAATTTGCTAAAGCGGGAATGGTTGCTAGAACGAGAAGCTACAAATTCGAAGGTTCGAAGAGGTAACATGCCAAAGAGGGTAGACGAGGATGGCCTGACTTAAGTAAAATATACTTCTAATACAGTGGCCTGACGAGGATGGCCTCACAAAaacagtgactttcaaaatttttttaaatattttattaattatttttatctctctttctttttattacatattttacaacaattaatatattaaaataagaatataattattaattaatatataataagtaaaatagtaaaatataataaaaaaaattaaattaataattaaaaaaattaaatatttataaaattattagttatttattattatataatgaataaatgtataatctaatatgaagatttgatgtgaataactaaaactaaatttatcttatattattttattattatataatgaaaaaataattattttaatgtagATAATTCTATTAATGtaatagttaaaagttaaaattttcttatattcttaaaaaatatttttaattttaactaatccaaAGTGCCCTTAAATAGCTTGTGTCAATGAGCAAGGGATCAAAATCCCATGTTCTCGTCCACGCGTAGAGAGTATTTCAACTTCATGCCGTAAGTTGCAAACGCGTACAAAATTTCGCGTGCTGAATTGGTGAAGTTAATTTTCCCAACCTTATACAGAGATGGgagtttataaattaattattacatctAGAagttgttaaaatataaattcgaattttatttttgcataatttatcttaatattaattattttaaaatagtgcTATTCAGCATCTCAATTTTCATTGTATGTCCCAAAAAATTTATCAGACaaaaaaatgtagattttattatttataagataTTTATCGAAGAATCTACAGAGAGAGAAGAATCCTAGCTGCCAACATGCGAGAGAAAACCCTacagagagagaagaacaaCCACCATCGTGCAACCTCCTTAGATCGGCAAGTGACCCCTCACCACTGGCACAAACAAGATCAAGGGACTTCAGCGACTTCGTTGAGGGTCGTCTGGCGTAGGTCTTGGCACTGACGACCCGATTTTTTTTCCCCTGCAATTTTTCTCTCTGCCATTCTCGAAGACAATGTCGACCACCGGTGAGTGACTCCTCACCACCAGCCCAGACAAGGTCGACAGACTCCGGCGACCTCGTTGAGGGCCGTTTGGCGTAGGTCCTGACTCCGGTGTAGGTCCCAGCTCCGGCAACCTGGATTTTTCACAAGacttctctctctatctttctcGGAGCCCTTCGACATCGCACCCTCGACCACCGGCGAGTGACTTCTCACCACCGGCCCAGACAAGGTCGATGGGCTCCAACGACTCTTTTGAGGACCCTTCGGCGACCGGGATTTTTGAGTTGCATTTAGTCAGCACACACATGGTTCTTTTGAGGTCGACCTGAGCCTTTGCCTATGACCTGCGACCTATGACCTGagtttttcttctattctttttgTTAACACAGTAGGGGTTCTGTGACCTATGTCTATGTTTGCAATGGGCACAAATCTACTTTTTACCTTAAGAGGATGAAGCAGGAGCAGTAGGGAGCAGTGGGCACAGATTTGTAGTGGGATTTGACGATGTCGACGCGCAATGTGGATTCGTCTCAATTGGAAGGCGAGAGGTGGTTGAAAgtggaataaaaaattttcgttTTTATGAGAAAGGGAGGAAATAGTTTTCGTATTTTTGAACGCAGCAAAAAGATAGTTAAGTTCATATGTTTAGGGGGGATGACAGCTTCGTGGGTGGCTAGGGGATTgaggattgtttagaacttAACTATCATGAAGGTTTCTTCGgagagctaaggatgggtaatgTAGTTTTTATCATTCAACATAATGTTAACGCAAGTGGCAGCTTTATGCAACTCTCAGAATTCCGGAATGGAATGAGGAAATGTTTGTTGGTGATTCCGGAGGGTGCAAATGGCATTAGATGGAAAGGTTTTCTGATGTCCATTCGAAGTGTTACTGAGTCCAAAGCCACTACTCGAAGTGGGGAGTTTGTTGTTGGAAAAATAATGGGAAGGCCTTCCTTAGTCAAAGGTGCTTCTTATGTTGCGGTGTTGAGGTCACTGGCGGATAATCCAGCCGAGATCAGCTCAGTGGTAGAAGGAAAGGTAAGGCATTTGTAGGAAAAAAAAGCCGTCAGGTGACATTGAGAGAGGTGGATGGGGTCTTGTGGGATGTCAAAGCTCAATTGAAGGGAGTTATGGAATATGTGAGAGATTTGATGATTAAAGTAGATAAAGGATTGGACCTAGTCGTAGGTTTTTGTGGTGAGTCGAGAATGGATAAGGGAGGGCGAGAGCTAAATCCTTTGGGTTTGAAGGCCACAAGTTTGCTAGCAAAGGGCGTTTCAACGCTGTCACAGATAAGGTCGTTGGACGCTGGCATTTTTGTTCATGCTAGTGTCATTATGCCTCCTGAGAGAGCTATATGGCCTTAGTCACCAGTTGCAGATAGGGTTGGTACTTCTATGTAGGGTTCATTTTTAGTTGAAGACGATGGTCCCTCCAGGGTCTCAAGTACTTTGGAAGAAACAGTTGAgcctcttttagaagatgcaAACGGGGTAACAGAAGGTAGTGCTACCCCTACCTGTTCTTTTTCCTGAGGGAGAAGTAGGGTCAGACAAAGTGGCACGCCAATGATCGTCTGGGGGTGGAGCTAACACAAGCAATGTTGATGGAGGGGAGGAACCTGTAATGGTGACATAAACAATGAACAACAGCCATATAGCTGTCAAGCAACCATATAGCGGGAAGGAAATTATCAGTTTGTCATTGGTGCCTcgtgtgggggaaggtttagagtcgggagtgcagttggGTACTGTGGTTGCTGGGGATAATGTCGTTCCCTTGGTTTCTCTTCCTCTAATAAATGATATAGTGGGTTCACTATCAGATTGAGTTCTGAATAAAGTTAACGGGTTTTAGCAAATCCTAGGGATTTCATATGGAGAACATGGAGAATAtaaagaccaatttaaagcactgCTCACTATAATTGAGGCGAGCCACGCGCTTGAagccaaatcaaattttaagaaaaacaggAAGTTAAAACGTCTTTCATGGGTAATAaactacgatgctaagggaAGTAACTCAAGTCAAGGGAAGattaaagggagggcattgtgaagacgttCTTGTAGTGAATGTTCGGGTAGAGGATTAGTTTTACGAAAACATGGGGCTGGTGTTGGGGAGGTGTGTTACATTCCAATTCgagcttggtgtattttggatagGTTTCATGAGCTTTTTGGATCATTAAGGGCTCTTTTATATGAGCTATGTGTTTTTTTGTATACGTCCAATGTACTTAGTtatcctattgatatatatatatatatatgtatatatagttttattacttataaaaaaagctaTTTCTAATATATCTTAACAATGATGAATAAGTTATCTTACTAACTATATATGTTGAATTATTGCCTACGTTCAGGAGGATCCTCAATTTCACAAGCAAGCTGGACCTAAGGtttgagaaaagaaattgattatattaaatattgttaattttttgaaaataaatttgttgtCCTCCCACTCTATAAAAGCATTTGACATTCTACACATACAACTTCAAAACGACTGAGGTTTtctttattcattattattatattcaaacCGTGTAAGGAATGAGTTGTTGAGAGAGAAGGCATACTGAAACATTTTTTGCATTGATGATTCGGTGAGATTTCGTAAGGAACCCGGCGTAGGTGTGTATCGGTGAAAGTCAAAATATGAAGCAGCCATCAGAAATTGTGAGCCAGTCAATACAATGTCAATCATCAACACCAATGTCAAGCCCACCGTATGAATGAAAAGGCTAGAGCAACGAGGGAGGCCATACCCGAATTATAAACACATCACAAACTTATGTATAAACACTCGGatggattaaaataaaaatccagCCATTGTAAAGGAAGGAAAAGTAATCGTACACAATCACAGAATACAATGCAATCATCAAGACCAAATGCGAAAACCAAACtttgagatataaaattttaggTAAGATCATCTTCTTCCAATTCTTTCGCCTTCAACTTTTCCTTCACCCTCAACAGAAGGGTTGTCTTCCAAGAGTCCTACAGGGTAGTTTAGGTAAACAGCGTCAGGAAAATGCTATAAAACAATTCTTCAAATGAACGgcaaaccaaaaaacaaaaagaaaagaaagaaaagatctACTATCTTAGATGAGATCAAGAACAGAAGTTAAAATCACCATTGAGACacaattcaaaaaagaaatccaaaaatGAAGTAGAAATCCATAAAGTGCCTCAGGTCAATTATTTCGTTTATATAATTTAGCATCTCTTCATCCATGGATTTTAATTCTAGCTgctgaattaaaaataataatactcaAGTACATTGTATCATTAGTGGTCAACCCAATCCATTCTCAATACATCATGTTTAACAGTTTTCATTTCTGCATTTGGAATTTTGGAGACACCCCAGTGCGTAGAGAAAAATTCAAATAGTAAGTGAGGTGTTTTACCCCCTTGCTCCCTAGGTAACCTTACAACAAAAAATCTATCCCGAATTTAAACGTCATTCCAGATCAACTCTGACAAAATCAATTTTAAGTAATCAGCTTtcaagcttttttctttttgacaagTCACTTTTGAACTTTAATAGAGTTTCTAATGGAATAATAAATTCAATACTGAAGGGAGTTGTACCAGTGGAGTCATGCTGTCAAATTCTTTGACAACATCAGTAAACTTCACAATGTCTTCTTCGTCAATTGCAGCAGCAATATCCTGGCACAAAGATACAAGCTTCTTTGTCAAGAATCTCTTATCTCGAGAAAACAAAGATCacacttaaataaaaaaatatattatatatcacaaTCTAAATAAGGTAGATATGTTGCTATAAATGGCATGTTACccgaatgaaagaaaaaaggtcAACTATAAAAAAGGTAACGTCAACAATTCAAACTATGCAGTTAACACAAACAAAGGCACCTAAAGAATAcagtagaaaataaatataataaaaagtttataacCCACCGCTAAGAATCTGTATTCGCGTGTTCCAGAAAAAGTTGGATCCAATTCCTGCAAAAGTAAATGCAGCCTTGGTACAGTTCACTGAACCAAAAGGTTGAATGCTGAGATAATGAACTAAGGACAAATTCAGACCTGGTATCGCTCTAATGCATTGGTAATGGCTACAACGTCACCTTTGCAGAGTTGGCAAATGCCAGCATTAAGAAGATGTCCTTTAACTCCATACTTCAGCAAGTTATTATTGAGCGAATGTCGTGCTATCTCTTCATAAATCTCAATCGACTTCTGATATCTGTAGAAATATCAAAAGCAAACTATCCAGATCCccatcaatgataataaatgaaAGGGTCTCAGAATAAGATTTCTCTTTTCATGGTCACTTGGCATTGAAAAGGTGTTTTTAGGGGGGGGGAGGACCAAGTGTAGGTGAACAAGGACATATCTGATGATAAATAATAACCATTTACAGCTACAGTCCTTAACAAAAAAAACTGTACAAAAACCACtaaccactacaagaaaattaaacaCATTGAAAGGATAGTAGCAGAATTACAAACTAGTTGCAGCCTTATCAATGTGGCATCAAGATCATCTATATTTGGTTGACAACTAACAGATCTCAAGTTAAGTTTTATGATCATTCACACAACCAAACCCTTCCAAATCCGCATGCATAGAAATGAATGATGAAGTTTTCACTTTGCAGATGATAATAATTTTTCCAGATACTCCAGCAGCACAAAACCAAgagtaaaatacataaattttcctgaaattaaattaaaaagtgcATCAGGTTGTGAAAATCCTTGGGATCATGTTCAGATAAGCCATTTCTGACTGactgacataaaaaaaaaaaacccatctcTGACTGTTCTTGTTCCTCACACCAAACAACGTGCAGCAACAAAATTCTATACACAAACATGCGGGATGAGATAGAGCAGAATCCCATACAAAAGCTTATTACAGTATGGCGTCCCAAGAGTAAAATACTTACCATTTTTTTTGACTCATCAAAaagagtaaaatatttttaggagagTTGCTAGGCTTACTGTTCTAGTTGAGCAGCAAATTGTGCAACTTTCTGCTTGCACTGGTTGGCAGAAGTTGTTACTTCCTCATTTTCGAAGAAGTCTGCTGACTTTTCAAAGTAAACAATAGCCTGCTCAATGTTGTGTTCAGACTCGTACAATTCTGCAATTTCCTGTGTAAAGAAAAGATTTCCCAAATTCAACAaatgtattttatgtttattattacaTTCATCTCTAGAATGGTCCCAAAAAGGTATTCCACGTAAACATAGTCATCAAGAGCCCTCCAAAatcattctttctttcatttatagAAGGCTTGAGATTATTTCAACAGGGGATAGAAATGAAAAAGGAACTGCACGGCAATACAACCTAAAATGGgagatttcaaaataacatgaaaagtaagaaattattttaaatcgGCATCTCCAAGGAAACGGTAAAATCACT
Above is a genomic segment from Juglans microcarpa x Juglans regia isolate MS1-56 chromosome 1D, Jm3101_v1.0, whole genome shotgun sequence containing:
- the LOC121248545 gene encoding wound-induced protein 1-like, which encodes NLRLTALARLRLELANSQETLEETDSSNRRVVLALYEALSSHDVATVHQIVAPDLEWWFHGPPSHQFLMRLLTGTAPASATSFRFVPQSITSFGPTVLVEGCDHARSISWVHACTVTDGIITQVREYFNTSLTVTRLSNSNSSSTLSDFSSTPSSSSTIEITPLHCPSLWESSVSSQVGKSVPGLVLAI
- the LOC121242717 gene encoding uncharacterized protein LOC121242717, which encodes MVLTDKGSQREEIEESSRAKGKGEIPLHASTSQRTLLTNEEDEISRSVTTSSDHRFREHLSGVFAQKIDWDSLMEMSKEWIRNPMNMALFAWITCIAVSGDLNDQPLVLEYLYLLQLQHLQLLAYTLL
- the LOC121233934 gene encoding alpha-soluble NSF attachment protein 2-like; the encoded protein is MGDQIARAEEFQKKAEKKLNGWGLFGSKYEDAADLFDKSANSFKLAKSWDKAGSTYVKLANCHLKLESKHEAAQAYVDAAHSYKKASANEAISCLEQAVNLFCEIGRLSMAARYLKEIAELYESEHNIEQAIVYFEKSADFFENEEVTTSANQCKQKVAQFAAQLEQYQKSIEIYEEIARHSLNNNLLKYGVKGHLLNAGICQLCKGDVVAITNALERYQELDPTFSGTREYRFLADIAAAIDEEDIVKFTDVVKEFDSMTPLDSWKTTLLLRVKEKLKAKELEEDDLT